Proteins from one Lewinella sp. 4G2 genomic window:
- a CDS encoding sulfotransferase: protein MAKGTPTDRNKTAPRRSLPDRLNRLVKGRYARARTAALAPFVGHLVNTRPFSLDQSLTIFSPPRSGSNWLMESLHRAIPRTLINYEPFHFNNGVGLKEWGWNPAIAAGADDANSARIIQEALTLQRRSPWTMSYVRPGQLLRPEFVLTKMVRANQLLAFYLEQFEPKYKPILLLRHPVAATVSYLRSFRPTKDPADWSPPPLTPYNGAYHEHREFLQSGHSLLSFWTAIWCMRNHSVLRDASLAGRVIPVFYEDLLLRPEEELGRILEEWDLCENTQSRLKSTDIRKPSATDHRGDLLRDPQQQLRKHFHEVSDSDRARIEEVFQYFRIEVYSPEDPLPARNALFKPQSV from the coding sequence ATGGCGAAGGGAACCCCCACGGACCGGAACAAAACTGCTCCCCGAAGGTCCCTCCCCGACCGTTTGAATCGCTTGGTAAAGGGGCGCTACGCGCGGGCCCGTACCGCTGCGCTGGCTCCATTCGTTGGCCACTTGGTCAATACCCGCCCCTTCTCCCTGGATCAATCGCTGACGATCTTCAGCCCTCCCCGTAGCGGTAGTAATTGGCTGATGGAATCCCTCCACCGGGCCATCCCCCGGACGTTAATTAACTATGAGCCCTTCCACTTCAATAATGGGGTAGGGCTAAAAGAATGGGGTTGGAACCCGGCGATTGCGGCTGGTGCGGATGATGCCAATTCCGCCCGGATCATCCAGGAAGCCTTAACCCTGCAACGGCGTTCTCCCTGGACGATGAGTTACGTGCGCCCGGGGCAGTTGCTGCGCCCGGAATTCGTCCTGACGAAAATGGTGCGGGCTAATCAGCTGCTGGCTTTTTACCTGGAGCAATTTGAGCCGAAGTACAAACCGATTCTGTTGTTGCGGCATCCGGTGGCGGCTACGGTGAGTTATTTGCGGTCGTTTCGCCCGACGAAGGACCCCGCGGATTGGTCGCCACCGCCACTGACACCTTATAATGGTGCTTACCATGAGCATCGGGAATTCCTACAATCCGGGCATTCCCTACTGTCGTTCTGGACGGCGATCTGGTGTATGCGGAACCACTCGGTTCTGCGGGATGCATCGTTGGCCGGCCGGGTAATCCCCGTATTTTACGAGGACCTGTTACTGCGCCCTGAAGAAGAACTGGGCCGGATACTTGAGGAATGGGATCTATGCGAAAATACCCAGTCTCGACTCAAAAGCACCGACATCCGCAAGCCGAGTGCCACGGACCACCGGGGTGATTTATTACGGGATCCGCAGCAGCAACTGAGGAAGCACTTCCACGAAGTGTCCGATTCGGATCGCGCTCGGATCGAGGAAGTGTTTCAGTATTTTAGGATCGAGGTCTACTCCCCGGAAGATCCACTTCCTGCACGAAACGCTTTGTTCAAGCCACAATCGGTATGA
- a CDS encoding sulfotransferase domain-containing protein, giving the protein MKLSRSPRTLIHIGYHKTGSSWLQQQLFIRGRAPFAPLSKNPRGSSTLAWNFILNDEGYVLSPYDDNTEEITRHYGEIERSNPVLYPVELLSWERLSGGPNSGGEDTRSIARRLHRAFPNAQVLIVIRRQQDWILSNYFEYLTAGGTHSLTKYLRFTDDGERSGFNPERLKYHLLVTDYQERFGAEKVLVLTYEDFRDNKEGFLNDLSSFIGFPIAKDQLDLTAKINAKANHYTAYHFRWLNWLNHSSSLNSYSPLSNRLTRRLGKWTIGCISKLIPDSLNKRLLEALRNKVEIYCEGRYGHSNQVLEKLIDRDLKKLGYDVDRF; this is encoded by the coding sequence ATGAAATTATCCAGGAGTCCCAGAACGCTGATCCACATCGGGTATCACAAGACGGGTAGCTCTTGGTTACAACAACAGCTATTTATTCGGGGGCGGGCCCCATTTGCTCCGCTCTCCAAGAACCCGCGCGGCTCCAGCACGCTCGCCTGGAATTTCATCCTGAACGATGAAGGTTATGTACTCAGCCCCTACGATGATAACACGGAAGAGATCACAAGGCATTATGGTGAGATCGAAAGGTCCAATCCAGTACTGTACCCGGTAGAATTATTATCCTGGGAACGCCTTAGCGGAGGGCCCAATTCCGGAGGTGAGGATACGCGTTCAATCGCCCGCCGCTTACACCGGGCATTCCCAAATGCTCAGGTACTGATCGTCATTCGTAGGCAACAAGATTGGATCCTCTCCAACTACTTTGAATACTTGACCGCGGGTGGTACGCACAGCCTTACCAAATACCTGCGGTTTACCGACGATGGAGAACGGTCGGGTTTCAACCCAGAACGCTTAAAGTATCATCTCCTGGTTACGGATTACCAGGAACGATTCGGCGCAGAAAAAGTACTAGTCCTCACTTACGAGGACTTCAGGGATAACAAGGAGGGTTTTTTGAACGACCTGTCTTCCTTCATCGGGTTTCCCATTGCCAAGGACCAGCTTGACCTAACGGCCAAAATTAATGCCAAGGCAAATCACTACACTGCCTACCATTTCCGGTGGCTAAACTGGCTCAACCATTCAAGTTCGCTGAACAGTTACTCTCCTCTCAGTAATCGCCTGACCCGCCGGCTGGGAAAATGGACTATCGGCTGCATATCCAAATTAATACCTGATTCCTTGAATAAACGTCTTCTGGAAGCACTCAGAAATAAGGTAGAGATATACTGTGAGGGCCGGTATGGCCACTCTAA
- a CDS encoding glycosyltransferase family 2 protein yields the protein MTHDISRVTVAVCTYRRPEFLAKCLASMKHQCDAAGHVLLVVDNANDPATRAVAEQFAREYVIEERTGLSHARNRALDEVQTEWILYFDDDGIAHPDLLANLSDAITCHPEAVAIGGWFDHILPDSTPDWVKHYYRTPLKPSPAGSFTKLAEGEYLFGGIMAFRVSALRAVGGFDPALGMSGRKVGYGEDDGIQDQLRKAGYDIHYEPKMGMDHHVQQHKQTIEDRINMARAHGYSSGYLMESRKSLFWLLRMYVRIACFTLPYDLARIVFRPNFKWQNAIVSVASKLAHAFGVYRGSNRDQRK from the coding sequence ATGACGCACGATATATCTAGGGTTACCGTAGCCGTCTGCACTTACCGTCGTCCTGAATTTTTAGCTAAATGCCTGGCCTCAATGAAGCATCAGTGCGATGCGGCGGGCCACGTATTGCTTGTCGTCGATAATGCCAATGACCCCGCGACCAGGGCCGTAGCGGAGCAGTTTGCCCGTGAGTACGTAATTGAAGAGCGGACGGGCCTCAGCCACGCACGCAACCGAGCGCTGGATGAAGTCCAGACGGAGTGGATCCTGTACTTTGATGATGATGGCATCGCCCACCCAGATCTGTTAGCAAATTTGAGCGACGCCATCACCTGCCACCCCGAAGCAGTTGCCATTGGGGGTTGGTTTGATCACATCCTACCCGATTCCACACCGGACTGGGTGAAGCACTACTACCGAACACCCCTCAAACCTTCACCGGCGGGGTCGTTCACCAAACTTGCGGAAGGGGAGTACCTATTTGGTGGCATCATGGCGTTTCGGGTATCCGCCCTACGGGCAGTCGGTGGCTTTGATCCGGCGCTCGGGATGTCCGGGAGGAAAGTGGGATACGGAGAAGACGATGGCATCCAGGACCAGCTACGCAAGGCTGGTTACGACATCCACTACGAGCCCAAAATGGGGATGGACCATCATGTTCAACAACATAAGCAAACGATAGAAGACCGGATAAACATGGCAAGGGCCCACGGTTATTCATCCGGCTACCTGATGGAAAGTAGAAAAAGCCTGTTCTGGCTCCTCAGGATGTACGTAAGAATTGCCTGTTTTACCTTACCCTACGATCTGGCGAGAATAGTTTTCCGCCCCAACTTTAAATGGCAGAACGCGATAGTCTCGGTTGCCTCCAAATTAGCCCACGCATTCGGCGTTTACCGTGGGAGCAATCGGGATCAGCGAAAATGA
- a CDS encoding glycosyltransferase, whose product MKCSVIIPVYNAEATLARAVDSCLLQGEAVGEILIVDNNSTDGSAVVAAAYVDRYPEFVWLVPEARQGSSAARNAGLDLAEFEWIQFLDADDELLAGKIERQFGLINDDVDWVIGQWATIERGRTHPAAPLAADPWKGFVFNGGLGNTNSNLYRKSALSAVGNFSESLVNGEDMDLYLKLLQAEVGWVHDPIAGSVYHLDEGDSLSQERPLPLAIEELDRKVNAVDWLALHRPDYFTANKAFFYSATLRGVRRVYTFDDLAGRAAFQKYFPNGIDHSLLDPALMPGYFKAYKIMGFDRIERLRSFFRNHFR is encoded by the coding sequence ATGAAGTGTTCCGTCATCATCCCGGTTTACAACGCCGAAGCCACGTTGGCGCGGGCAGTCGACTCCTGTCTGCTGCAGGGAGAGGCTGTCGGGGAGATCCTGATCGTGGACAACAACTCCACGGATGGATCGGCCGTAGTGGCGGCTGCCTACGTAGACCGTTACCCCGAATTTGTCTGGCTGGTTCCCGAAGCACGCCAGGGAAGCTCCGCCGCCCGCAATGCTGGTCTGGACTTGGCCGAGTTCGAGTGGATCCAATTTCTGGATGCGGATGATGAGCTGTTGGCGGGAAAGATCGAGCGGCAGTTCGGGCTAATCAATGACGACGTGGATTGGGTCATCGGGCAGTGGGCGACAATAGAGCGTGGGCGGACCCACCCCGCGGCACCACTGGCGGCTGACCCCTGGAAAGGATTTGTTTTCAACGGTGGTTTGGGAAATACCAATTCCAATTTGTACCGAAAGTCCGCCCTTTCCGCGGTGGGCAACTTTAGTGAATCCCTGGTCAACGGTGAAGACATGGATCTCTACCTCAAATTATTGCAAGCTGAGGTAGGTTGGGTGCACGACCCGATCGCCGGTTCCGTATACCATCTTGACGAAGGAGACAGCCTAAGCCAGGAAAGACCCCTACCACTTGCAATCGAGGAGTTGGACCGAAAGGTAAACGCAGTGGATTGGCTAGCCCTTCACCGGCCAGATTATTTTACTGCAAACAAGGCTTTCTTTTATTCCGCAACATTGCGGGGTGTGAGAAGAGTCTATACGTTTGACGATTTGGCGGGGCGTGCCGCCTTCCAGAAGTACTTCCCGAACGGAATTGACCATAGTTTGCTGGACCCAGCGTTAATGCCAGGCTATTTTAAAGCTTATAAAATAATGGGCTTCGATAGGATCGAGCGACTACGCTCTTTTTTCCGGAATCATTTTCGCTGA